One window of Staphylococcus chromogenes genomic DNA carries:
- a CDS encoding DUF2232 domain-containing protein, with translation MFSKIKPKETLLGTLALIVVALVMHFMPVLGVIIIFFAPLPGIILWYRSKYSFGFAALISIMVATLTGSLFVQTFMIILLLASLVISQLLIQRVSKERILYIVTMVTSIVTLGAMMILQSIRMFPYAHELLEPYRKVVNEAIRIENLDAQSSKVLEASVEQMAIQMPAFIVVGLTLFFMLSLLIIFPILRQFKVATPVYRPLYLWQLSKSIFIIYAIALLVSIVTEPSTTAQSISLNFIIVLGFLLVIQGLSFIHYACTLKKFPIGVTVLLIIVGIFAYPLTRLIGLLDLGLNLKSMLKKR, from the coding sequence TTGTTTTCGAAAATTAAACCTAAAGAAACCCTTTTAGGTACCTTAGCCTTAATTGTGGTAGCTTTAGTCATGCATTTTATGCCAGTGCTAGGCGTTATCATTATCTTTTTTGCACCGCTTCCAGGAATCATTCTTTGGTACCGCTCTAAATATTCATTCGGTTTTGCAGCGCTCATTTCGATTATGGTTGCAACACTGACGGGGAGTTTGTTTGTACAAACCTTTATGATTATTTTACTCCTCGCGAGTTTAGTCATTAGTCAGTTATTAATCCAAAGAGTTTCTAAGGAACGCATATTGTATATTGTCACGATGGTGACGAGTATTGTGACGTTAGGTGCAATGATGATTTTACAAAGCATCAGAATGTTTCCCTATGCGCATGAATTGTTAGAACCTTATAGAAAAGTTGTTAACGAAGCAATTCGAATAGAAAATTTAGATGCCCAATCTTCAAAAGTGTTGGAAGCATCTGTAGAACAAATGGCAATCCAAATGCCAGCGTTTATTGTAGTGGGTCTCACGTTGTTCTTTATGTTGTCGTTACTCATTATTTTTCCGATTTTACGTCAATTTAAAGTAGCAACGCCGGTATATCGACCTTTATATTTATGGCAATTAAGTAAATCTATCTTTATTATATATGCCATTGCTTTGCTCGTAAGCATTGTGACAGAACCATCAACAACGGCTCAAAGCATCAGTTTAAACTTTATCATCGTCTTAGGTTTCTTACTTGTCATTCAAGGTTTAAGTTTTATTCATTATGCTTGTACACTTAAAAAGTTTCCAATAGGTGTGACAGTCCTTTTAATTATTGTAGGGATTTTCGCATATCCACTTACACGCCTGATTGGCTTGTTAGATCTTGGATTAAACTTAAAAAGCATGCTTAAAAAACGTTGA
- a CDS encoding DHH family phosphoesterase produces the protein MKRQSVKKSLLLPFILITLIAIASVGVSFFFSVVFGFIAAITLFIVLIVCAFLFRWTFKKLDTYLEDLSGKVTLASNHAVKNMPIGIIVLNQNDQIEWMNQFLSERTERNVISDPINEVYPNILKQLDKAKEIELTQNGYTYRVKYSKNEGILYFLDITEEAEINKAYEDEQPIIATLFLDNYDEITQNMNDTQRSEINSMVTRVISRWAQEHNVYFKRYSSDQFVAYLNRRILREIEETNFDILSQLREKSVGYRAQLTLSIGVGEGSENLIDLGEMSQSGLDLALGRGGDQVAIKSANGNVRFYGGKTDPMEKRTRVRARVISHALKDILLEGDKVIVMGHTRPDLDAIGAAIGVTRFAMMNNLESYIVLNDSDIDPTLRRVMDEIDQKPELKERFVTSDEAWDMMTSKTTLVIVDTHKPEMVIDKDILNKANRKVVIDHHRRGEDFIANPLLIYMEPYASSTAELVTELLEYQTTEQRLTRLESTVMYAGIIVDTRNFTLRTGSRTFDAASYLRAHGADTILTQHFLKDDIDTYIKRSELIRTVNLQDNGIAIAHGDEDQIYHPVTVAQAADELLSLDGVEASYVVAKREDDVIGISARSLGEFNVQLTMEALGGGGHLTNAATQMKDVTVEQAIEQLQTAIQEQIDRSDNA, from the coding sequence ATGAAACGTCAATCGGTAAAGAAATCGTTACTCTTACCTTTTATATTGATTACGTTAATCGCGATTGCCAGTGTTGGTGTAAGCTTTTTCTTTAGTGTCGTATTTGGTTTTATCGCTGCGATAACACTGTTTATCGTGTTGATTGTGTGTGCTTTTTTATTTAGATGGACGTTTAAAAAACTAGATACGTACTTAGAAGATTTAAGTGGAAAAGTGACATTAGCGAGCAATCATGCTGTTAAAAATATGCCAATTGGGATTATTGTGTTAAACCAAAATGACCAAATCGAATGGATGAATCAATTTCTATCAGAACGGACAGAGCGTAACGTTATTTCCGATCCAATCAATGAAGTGTATCCCAACATACTGAAGCAATTGGATAAGGCGAAAGAAATTGAACTCACGCAAAATGGCTATACCTATCGTGTGAAATATTCCAAAAACGAAGGGATTTTATATTTCTTAGACATTACAGAAGAAGCGGAAATTAACAAAGCCTACGAAGATGAGCAACCGATTATCGCAACACTCTTTTTAGATAACTACGATGAAATTACGCAAAATATGAATGATACGCAGCGTTCTGAAATCAACTCTATGGTGACACGTGTGATTAGCCGATGGGCACAAGAACATAACGTTTATTTTAAGCGTTACAGTTCTGATCAGTTTGTGGCTTACTTGAATCGTCGGATTTTGCGTGAAATCGAGGAAACCAACTTTGATATTTTAAGTCAGTTGCGTGAAAAGAGCGTCGGCTATCGTGCACAGTTAACGCTCAGTATTGGGGTTGGGGAAGGATCAGAAAACTTAATCGATCTTGGCGAAATGTCGCAATCTGGCTTAGACTTAGCTCTAGGACGTGGGGGAGACCAAGTGGCGATTAAAAGTGCGAACGGTAATGTGCGCTTTTACGGCGGTAAGACTGACCCGATGGAAAAACGGACACGTGTGCGTGCTCGAGTGATTTCTCACGCGCTCAAAGATATTTTACTTGAAGGCGACAAGGTCATCGTGATGGGGCATACACGACCGGATTTAGATGCGATTGGGGCAGCAATCGGTGTCACACGTTTTGCGATGATGAATAACCTCGAATCCTATATCGTTCTCAATGACTCAGATATCGATCCGACATTACGTCGTGTGATGGACGAAATCGATCAAAAACCTGAGCTCAAAGAACGTTTTGTCACATCAGATGAAGCGTGGGATATGATGACGAGCAAAACAACTTTAGTCATTGTAGATACGCATAAACCTGAAATGGTCATCGATAAAGATATTTTAAATAAAGCGAACCGTAAAGTCGTCATCGATCATCATCGACGCGGGGAAGACTTTATCGCCAATCCTTTATTAATTTATATGGAACCTTATGCAAGTTCTACAGCTGAACTTGTGACGGAGTTGTTAGAGTATCAAACGACAGAACAACGTTTGACACGTTTAGAGTCGACAGTGATGTATGCGGGTATTATTGTAGATACACGTAATTTTACGCTTCGTACGGGTTCACGTACCTTTGATGCGGCGAGCTATTTACGCGCGCACGGCGCAGATACGATTTTAACGCAACATTTCTTAAAAGATGATATCGATACGTATATCAAACGTTCAGAGTTAATACGTACGGTGAATCTGCAAGACAATGGCATCGCGATAGCCCATGGCGACGAGGATCAAATTTATCATCCTGTGACAGTGGCTCAAGCTGCAGATGAATTGTTAAGTTTAGATGGCGTTGAAGCCTCATACGTGGTCGCTAAGCGTGAAGATGATGTTATCGGGATCTCTGCCCGCTCTCTAGGTGAATTTAATGTGCAGTTGACGATGGAAGCGCTTGGCGGGGGCGGTCAT